DNA from Deltaproteobacteria bacterium:
GCCGCTTCTATATTCCCATACGAGTCCTTGTTCCAGGGAAGACCCTTCTAAGTGTTGGCGTTATCGTACATGGAACGACATGGAACGAGTTGCCAAGACAGGAGGGGTAGTCTGCACTTGGCCAATCATTCAATCCCTAATTGTCAACTTCACGTACAATATCCAAGTGAACAGTAAGAGGTGGAAGCGATAGCCTTGGCTCTTAGCTATTTCTTCCTGAAATGTTGTTTTTCAAATTTAGGCCGTCCATATTATATTTCAATTCATAATCTTGAGTTGCATCATGCGGGGGTTTAGGTTTTAGGTGCGACGCACCTTTCCTAAAACAAATGATACCCCATCAGAAAATTTAGGCTCATGGCTGCTTAATCATGGCCAAGGGTAAGGCTTCCAAATAATTTTTCAAGGGTCTCATCGGGCAAAGGAGGAACGGATCACCCCCATGGAGCCAAGACTACCTTCCCTGGCCCCTATCTCCCCTATTAACTTCTCCATCTAATCTTAATACTATGCCCTTGAAATCGTAGCCACTTATTAGGGGAATAGGGGGAGCGGACTCAAATTTTATGAATGAGGAGGGGACTATGAGTGACATTTATGAAAAAGTACGGGAGAGACTCGATATGTTTCCCCAGGGATTCCCCAAGACAGTAAGTGGAGTCGAATTGGAAATCCTTCGTCGCCTCTTCACCCCGGAAGAGGGAGAGATCATGCTGGCACTGCGTCCTTCCGCAGAACCCGCTTCACAGATCGCCGCGAGGGTATCTCGTGATGCAGAGGAAATGGGAAAGCAATTGTATGGGATGTCTAAGAAAGGGTTGATCATGCGGATCAGAACCCCTGATGGGCAAATTCTATACAGTCTTGCTCCATGGATTGTCGGAATCTGGGAATTCCAGCTGAAAAACCTGGACCAGGAATTTGCCAAACTGAAAGAAAGGTATGCTGAGGAAGGAATGCTTCCCGAAAGGAGAAAAACCAAAATATCGGGCATGCGGACCATCCCTGTCGAAAAAGAGATCATCGGGGCCGCCGAGATCGAGCCTTATGAAAAGGTTTCGGAGATTCTCAATGTCCATACGAAGTTTGCGGTGGCAGATTGCATCTGCCGGAAAGAACGAAAGCTTATGGGGGAGGGGTGCGATAAGCTCATGGAGGCCTGCATGACTTTTGGTCCCGCAGCGGATTATTATATCGAGAACGGTCTCGGCCGGGAAGTCAACCGGGAAGAAGCAAGGGGGATTGTTCTCAAGGCGGAAGAACAGGGGCTCGTCCATTGTTCTTCGAATCAGAAAGGGGCGAAGCTTTTTATCTGCAATTGCTGCGGCTGCTGCTGTGGCGTATTGCAGGCCGTCAACAAGTACAATATCCCGACAGCAATGACAAAATCAAATTATTATGCCAAAGTAGACCCTGAGACATGTACAGGCTGTGAAAGCTGCGTGGATCGCTGCCAAGTGAATGCAATCAGGGTTCAAGATGGGAGCGCCAAGATTGAGAAAGCAAGATGTATCGGCTGCGGGCTATGTATATCAACCTGTCCTACGGAATCCATTTCAATTGTCCACAAGGAAAAAGACGATCTTTCAGTTATATTCCCGGATCCGATAGCGCTGGTGCAGGCGATCGGGAGAGAAAAAGGAAAGGCATTTCCCTTCGAATAGTCTTAGATGATTTTCGATTCCGTTCGCTACCTCTCTTTCAATCACAAGTCAACATGTTGCAACGGAATCGCCGATTCGGACTTTGTAGGGGTTTGCGTTAAATTCGGCAGGGGGCGGAAATGTCCTGGAAAATCAAGGCCTCCTTCCTGTACTAAATGATTGACATATTCTGTCAAAGGGTGTAGGTTTCCATCCATAATCATTAAGGGTTTGGATATATTTTTTATATCGGAAATTTTGGCAAAGTGCAGAGATTGGCACGATAGCTTGAATGTGGACTACTTCCTGAAATCAATAATTGACAGGCCTTTGCAAGAGGTGTAGAGTTCACTCGGTAATCCATGGGGCGGGAGATTCCGGCCGGAATGATACATGATTTTTAATCGCTGTCGCTTTCTGTGTAAAAAGGCGACATTTCTTTTTATAAGAAAAACCCTTTTCCTCTCCGGTAACCAAGAAAAACCTTCTTGGTGGTTAGAAAGCCCGTTAGCGGCCTAAAATAGATGCCTTGACCTTTCCTCATTTTTGATATAATGCTGTAAAAAGTTACAAATAAGAATTTCAAGATGCTAAAAGTAAGTCCTGTTGCCGATTACCCCACAGAAGCGGGATGCTTTTTGCGGGGGAATGATTATTCTCCCGTGGCCGTGGTGGTTCTCCTAAACGCTCCCTACGGCACGCTACCCCCTGAAGTCCAGAGCATTCCTCTGGAAATCGAAAAGTTGGTTAGAGTGGCGATAGAGACGGGAGCGGCTTTGTCCGGGACCTTACAGACCGAAAACATCGGCATCGAGAAGATCGTTTGCAATGTTGTTGGCAATCCCAACATTCGGTATCTTGTTCTTTGTGGCAGGGAGGTGAACGGCCATAATACAGGTACTGCGCTTAAAGCCCTGATAAAAGAAGGAATCAATGACAAGAGGATCATCGTCGGCTCCCAAGCGAAGACCCCCTACCTTTTCAATATCCCTCTGGAGGCTATTAAAAGATTTAGAGAGCAGACGATCTTGGTGGATCTGACAGATGAGATAAATCCAGAAAACATTGCGAAGGCAGTTTGGTCCTGCTATCAGGAGGACCCGACCCCTTTTCAAGATTTTATTCTCTACGATCCAGGGTCTTTTGCCGAAACCGGGCTTTCTTGCCGCCTCACCTGGAGAGTCGAGCATCCGGAGGAAATTGAGAGTTGGGAAATTGATGAAGGATTTTTAAAGAAAATTGAAGAACCCTTAGGGAAGACGGGTGGTGAACCGATGAAAGGAGATAAGAGAATTCTATCTTTGACGAAGCGCCTCCTGAAGGTTACAGAAGAGTTGGCTGAGATTGCCAGGCTCTGTATAGAGGTGCTGGAGAGACCTGAAGAAGCCTTAAGGGAGAAAAGGGTGGAAGAGGAAAAACCAAAGCCGCCCTTGCCCGTGAGGGAGGGGCCCCTGACAGAAGAGGAATTATACTTTGCCAATCAATTGAGAGGTTATAGGGGAGTATTGGCGGCGTTTAAGGCCCTCGACCGAGATATCTGTCATGATGGGTGTAGTTTGCCGGCTGCTGTGATCTCGGCCAGCAAAAGACTGAAAAATCTAAAGGCCTCCCTGGATAAATCATCTCTCCCCGAGATGAAAAAGGAAAAACTCCAGAGGGAATTAGATGAATTTGAGGAAGCTCTCCAAGGCCTTCCCCAAGATACGAGTCAACCCTGCCAGAAAACCGTGGGCAATTGCACTATTGGCTCTGGATGCTTTGCCAATGCCTCACTTGAACTTCTGAAACTTATCACTGAGCCAGCATTACCATCAAATGGATGAGTGAAGGGTGGGAAAATGTCCATGTATTTTAAAAATCAATTAAGGGGCTATGATGTGGTTCTGGCCACTCTTGGCGCCTTTGCTGAGGATATCTGTCGAAATTGTATAGGCCTATCAGGGGCTCAAACGAAAGTCATCAAAGGACTGAAGAAACTAAGAATGGACTTAGAGAAGTCCTCGATTCCAAAAATGGAAAAAGAAAAGATACTCATTTGTG
Protein-coding regions in this window:
- a CDS encoding 4Fe-4S binding protein, with product MSDIYEKVRERLDMFPQGFPKTVSGVELEILRRLFTPEEGEIMLALRPSAEPASQIAARVSRDAEEMGKQLYGMSKKGLIMRIRTPDGQILYSLAPWIVGIWEFQLKNLDQEFAKLKERYAEEGMLPERRKTKISGMRTIPVEKEIIGAAEIEPYEKVSEILNVHTKFAVADCICRKERKLMGEGCDKLMEACMTFGPAADYYIENGLGREVNREEARGIVLKAEEQGLVHCSSNQKGAKLFICNCCGCCCGVLQAVNKYNIPTAMTKSNYYAKVDPETCTGCESCVDRCQVNAIRVQDGSAKIEKARCIGCGLCISTCPTESISIVHKEKDDLSVIFPDPIALVQAIGREKGKAFPFE
- a CDS encoding tetrahydromethanopterin S-methyltransferase subunit A, with protein sequence MLKVSPVADYPTEAGCFLRGNDYSPVAVVVLLNAPYGTLPPEVQSIPLEIEKLVRVAIETGAALSGTLQTENIGIEKIVCNVVGNPNIRYLVLCGREVNGHNTGTALKALIKEGINDKRIIVGSQAKTPYLFNIPLEAIKRFREQTILVDLTDEINPENIAKAVWSCYQEDPTPFQDFILYDPGSFAETGLSCRLTWRVEHPEEIESWEIDEGFLKKIEEPLGKTGGEPMKGDKRILSLTKRLLKVTEELAEIARLCIEVLERPEEALREKRVEEEKPKPPLPVREGPLTEEELYFANQLRGYRGVLAAFKALDRDICHDGCSLPAAVISASKRLKNLKASLDKSSLPEMKKEKLQRELDEFEEALQGLPQDTSQPCQKTVGNCTIGSGCFANASLELLKLITEPALPSNG